The following are encoded together in the Neofelis nebulosa isolate mNeoNeb1 chromosome 9, mNeoNeb1.pri, whole genome shotgun sequence genome:
- the LOC131486167 gene encoding small ribosomal subunit protein eS8-like encodes MKGCFVARVEAMGISWDNWHRSSKTGDRRKLYHRKHELGRPIANTKIGPHRIHAVQVLRGSKYCALRLDLGNFSWGSKCCMHKTRIAEVVHNASNNRLVHTKPLVENWIVFTDSTWYPQWYRSPCALLPGHKKGTKLVPEEEGILNKKHSKKIQEKYDERKKNAKISSLLEEPFQQGEFLARMASRPGQCGPADGCVLEGKELELHLRKIKAQKGK; translated from the coding sequence ATGAAAGGGTGTTTTGTAGCCAGGGTTGAAGCGATGGGCATCTCTTGGGACAACTGGCACAGGAGCTCCAAGACTGGGGACAGGAGAAAGCTCTACCACAGGAAGCACGAGCTGGGACGCCCCATTGCCAACACTAAGATTGGCCCCCACCGCATACACGCAGTTCAAGTTCTGAGAGGCAGTAAGTATTGTGCCTTGAGGCTGGACCTGGGAAACTTTTCCTGGGGCTCCAAGTGTTGTATGCACAAAACAAGGATTGCTGAAGTCGTCCACAATGCATCCAACAACCGACTGGTCCACACCAAGCCCCTGGTGGAGAACTGGATCGTGTTCACTGACAGCACCTGGTACCCACAGTGGTACAGGTCCCCCTGTGCACTGCTCCCGGGCCACAAGAAGGGGACGAAGCTGGTTCCCGAGGAGGAAgggattttaaacaaaaaacattcaaagaaaattcaggagaaatatgatgaaaggaaaaagaatgccAAAATCAGCAGTCTTCTGGAGGAGCCGTTCCAGCAGGGCGAGTTCCTTGCACGCATGGCTTCAAGACCAGGCCAGTGTGGCCCAGCAGATGGTTGTGTGCTAGAAGGCAAGGAGCTCGAGCTCCATCTTAGGAAAATCAAAGcccagaaaggcaaataa